The Devosia sp. MC521 genome segment TTTCCCGGGTAACAGCGAGATGGCCAAGCTCATGCGGGCGACAGACTGGAGCCAGTCCGCTTTAGGCGCGCCTGCATCATGGCCAATTTCGCTCAGAGTGGCATTGGGTATCCTGCTAACGTCGCGCTTTGAGATGTGGCTCGGTTGGGGACCGGACGTCTCGTTTTTTTATAACGACGCCTATCGGCCGACACTGGGTATCAAGCATCCCAATTCCCTAGCGCAACCCACGGCAAAATTATGGGCGGAGATTTGGGACGACGTGGAGCCCCGCATACGTCAAGTTTACGACACCGGCCAAGCAACCTGGGACCGGGCGCTGCTCCTCATTTTAGAGCGCTCGGGCGAGCCAGAAGAGACCTATCATACCTTCTCTTACAGCCCAATTCTGGGAGAGAGCGGCAAAACCGAAGGCCTTCTGTGTGCCGTGACGGAGGATACACTCCAGGTCATTTCCGAACGCAGGATGGAAACGCTCCGCAATCTCTCCCTGCGCCTCGCGGGAGCGACCGATGCGCGTTCTGTGCTGAGTGCTGCCCATGAAGTCATAGGCACCAACGCGCACGACCTCCCCTTCACGCTCGCCTATCTCTTTAATGACGGTACGCCGGAACTCGCATTTACGACTGGGATCGCGGAAGACGAATTCCCCGCAGCGCTCTGTGAGATTGTCTCCCTCGACGTCAGGACGCCGCAGGATGTGCAGTCGCTAAGCGCCACCCTGCCCACTGGCGCATGGGACCGAGCTGCGCGCGAAGTTATTGCGGTGCCACTGGTTGGCCAAGGTGCGGAGGCCAACCTTGGGGTGATCCTGGTCGCGCTGAATCCGCTTCGCCCTTTCGACGAAGACTATGCAGGTTTCCTCAATCTTATTGCGGGCCAAGTGGCAGCGGGCCTCGCCGGCGCTGACGCCTATGAATCTGAGCGACGCAGAAGCCGCGCGCTGTCCGATGCGCTCCGTATGCGTCAAGACGCAGCCGAAGTTTTGGAGCGCGCCAATCTTCGCCTCGCGACGGAAATTGACAAGCGTACTGGCGAGCGAGACCGACTTCGCGCGCTGTTTCAGAACGCACCGAGTTTTATGTGCATTTTGAGCGGACCGGAACATACGTTCGAGTTTGCCAACCACGCCTATAGCGAATTGGTGGGACAACGAGACTTGGTTGGCATGACCATCCGGGAAGCACTGCCCGACGTCGAAGGCCAAGGCTATTTCGAGTTGTTGGACGAAGTCTACAACACGGCTACGCCTTTCGTTGGCCGAGAGATGGCCGTCACCATTTATCGTGATAGCAGATCTCTGCCTGAGGAGAGGTTTGTTAACCTGGTCTATCAGCCAATTTTTGACGAGAAAGGCGCGGTGACCGGCATCTTTGCCGAAGGCCACGACGTCACAGACCAAAAGCGTGCCGAGGAAAGCCTCCGGCAAATCAACGATAATTTGGCTGATCTCGTCACGGCTCGAACGCACGAGCGCGACATGACGTGGCGGGTGAGCGAGGATCTATTCATTGTCTGCGGCTTTGATTACGCCATTCGGAACGTCAATCCCGCTTGGTCGGCAGCCCTTGGCTACACTCAGGACGAGCTCACCCGGATGTCGTTCTATGACATTTTCCATCCTGACGACTTGATGAGTGTACGAGACCAAACGAAAGCTCTTTCAGAAGGACGTACGATCAAGGATCTCGATTGGCGTTTGCGCAGCAGCGATGGAAAATACCTCTGGTATTCGTGGTCCTGCGTTCCCGAGGGCGATCAATTCTATGGTGCAGGTCGCGACGTTACTTCCCGCAAAATACTTGAAGAGCAGCTCCGCCGCTCCCAGAAAATGGAGGCCTTGGGCCAACTGACCGGCGGCGTTGCTCATGATTTCAACAACCTCCTGCAGGTGATCAGCGGCAATTTACAGCTCCTGAACAAAGATGTTGCTGGAAACAGTCGCGCCGAAAGTCGCGTCCAAAACGCGCTTGCGGGGGTCACCCGCGGTTCAAAACTCGCCAGTCAGCTTCTCGCCTTTGGCCGCAGACAGCCGCTTGAGCCGCGAGTGGTCAACGTTGGTCGGTTCCTCAAGGGAATGGACGACATGCTACGGCGGACGCTGGGTGAAGAAATCGAGCTTGAAACAGTCGTTTCGGGCGGTCTTTGGAATACCATGATCGACCCGAACCAAATCGAAAATGCCGTCCTCAACCTAGCGATTAACGCTCGCGATGCGATGAACGGCCGAGGACGCCTCACCGTTGAGGCGAGCAATGCGGCCCTCGATGAAACCTATGCCCGCGCAAACGACGCTGAGCCCGGGCAATACGTGTTGATTGCAGTTACAGATACCGGAACCGGCATACCGGAAGATATGCTGGAGAAAGTTTTCGAGCCCTTCTTCTCGACAAAACCCGAAGGCAAAGGCACAGGCCTTGGACTTTCCATGGTCTATGGCCTTGTTAAGCAATCCAATGGTCACGTCAAAATTTACAGTGAGCTCGGCCACGGAACGACCGTTAAAATCTACCTGCCGCGCACTCAAGCCACTGAGGATATCTTGCTCGACCTGCGGGACGCACCCGTGCAAGGAGGGACTGAAACAGTCCTCGTCGTGGAAGATGATGATGAGGTCAGAGAAACGACGGTCGTCCTGCTGACCGACCTTGGCTATCGTACGCTTCGCGCCAGAGACGCAGCCAGCGCTCTAACAGTTATTGAGAGCGGCGTTCCGATCGATCTTTTGTTCACCGACGTGGTCATGCCAGGGCCACTGCGCAGCCCAGAGCTTGCTCGTAAGGCGGTCGAACGACTACCGCACCTCGCTGTCCTCTTCACCTCGGGTTACACCGAGAATGCCATCGTACACGGTGGCAGATTAGACGCTGGCGTTGAACTTCTCCCAAAGCCGTATTCCCGCGAAAACCTCGCGCGGAAAATTCGCCATGTTCTGGTCAATCAGCAACAACGTAACGCAGCCGCACAGGCACTCAATTCCGAGCAGGCGGATCGACCCACTTCTGTCACTAGCGTCTCGCTCAATATCTTGCTGGTGGAAGATGATCCTCTTATCCAGCTGAACACTGCTGATATGCTTGAAAGTCTGGGCCATGTGGTGCTGAGCGCCGCAACCGGAAGACAGGCTCTCGGCCTGATTGGCAGGGATATCGATTTGCTCATGACCGATTTGGGCCTGCCCGATATGCATGGCACTGACCTCGTCACAGCCTACCGCGAACAGCGGCCAAACCTGCCCGTTTTGATCGCGTCAGGCGATGTGGCCGCAGCCCGCACAATCGATAATGTCAGTATTCTTCTCAAGCCTTACAGTG includes the following:
- a CDS encoding response regulator, with translation MAKLMRATDWSQSALGAPASWPISLRVALGILLTSRFEMWLGWGPDVSFFYNDAYRPTLGIKHPNSLAQPTAKLWAEIWDDVEPRIRQVYDTGQATWDRALLLILERSGEPEETYHTFSYSPILGESGKTEGLLCAVTEDTLQVISERRMETLRNLSLRLAGATDARSVLSAAHEVIGTNAHDLPFTLAYLFNDGTPELAFTTGIAEDEFPAALCEIVSLDVRTPQDVQSLSATLPTGAWDRAAREVIAVPLVGQGAEANLGVILVALNPLRPFDEDYAGFLNLIAGQVAAGLAGADAYESERRRSRALSDALRMRQDAAEVLERANLRLATEIDKRTGERDRLRALFQNAPSFMCILSGPEHTFEFANHAYSELVGQRDLVGMTIREALPDVEGQGYFELLDEVYNTATPFVGREMAVTIYRDSRSLPEERFVNLVYQPIFDEKGAVTGIFAEGHDVTDQKRAEESLRQINDNLADLVTARTHERDMTWRVSEDLFIVCGFDYAIRNVNPAWSAALGYTQDELTRMSFYDIFHPDDLMSVRDQTKALSEGRTIKDLDWRLRSSDGKYLWYSWSCVPEGDQFYGAGRDVTSRKILEEQLRRSQKMEALGQLTGGVAHDFNNLLQVISGNLQLLNKDVAGNSRAESRVQNALAGVTRGSKLASQLLAFGRRQPLEPRVVNVGRFLKGMDDMLRRTLGEEIELETVVSGGLWNTMIDPNQIENAVLNLAINARDAMNGRGRLTVEASNAALDETYARANDAEPGQYVLIAVTDTGTGIPEDMLEKVFEPFFSTKPEGKGTGLGLSMVYGLVKQSNGHVKIYSELGHGTTVKIYLPRTQATEDILLDLRDAPVQGGTETVLVVEDDDEVRETTVVLLTDLGYRTLRARDAASALTVIESGVPIDLLFTDVVMPGPLRSPELARKAVERLPHLAVLFTSGYTENAIVHGGRLDAGVELLPKPYSRENLARKIRHVLVNQQQRNAAAQALNSEQADRPTSVTSVSLNILLVEDDPLIQLNTADMLESLGHVVLSAATGRQALGLIGRDIDLLMTDLGLPDMHGTDLVTAYREQRPNLPVLIASGDVAAARTIDNVSILLKPYSATDIAKALLALPSQSER